In the Podospora bellae-mahoneyi strain CBS 112042 chromosome 4, whole genome shotgun sequence genome, one interval contains:
- a CDS encoding hypothetical protein (COG:A; EggNog:ENOG503NWAW) → MAGKKKTKKPAANPARGFATTSIASKPRADPAEAAADTPAGKGDDAAAPPAADAKDAPQAAGTTNTTNAPKAKELSPEEFERQLEESALQILVDKYAAKVRRDAQRIKTRLETDRRILRGQAETINTRKWLPQELMDHVLDLIQAEARFAASSVTSEGATSRLPPEEDLIIKLWTLQQTLENTDFPKDRVQPALQFALDIAPNISPNVKSDSIWGLEEILDWLARECSKAELPDYSGRKPGSGKAQGDISADSPLPSGATTPFDLEPRRGQKGKNGAPDRSRQPSPKKSNVTYDEDIEPDQLLPLYLETQEKLFEIRRPRQDVAKGKGGAKGNTVADPEEALCLAKLDRIEKDVLFDKYVAEQQWRDKKIALEKDYATAKAEAKKKQAEEEPAPAPTAETDDINEEAERIAAEILAEQDDDEDGALADLFASLPVNEVDPLTGKSNTVMNGADGSKVTIRDFGKWTGVSPIRVLEEACRSRDSSVRISYHVLSDIAFANRHAVKIVWSKPQEIPPPPESTEIEVFMSPTQFVYKMISISTSDLKQSEAYIATTALFCIFGSSGKEEKVALRLPATWKDLWSEMAEAKKNKADGLDRDALRHLRDMVRTRMEQELEDGVLIQGFKGRGQSKNLTDSDQSDNERVKRQSFDPEYYRNIWLQKAQTPRFQVMLQSRVQLPMWQFREQVVNAVEQNQVVIVCGETGCGKSTQVPSFLLEDQLMKGRPCKIYCTEPRRISALSLAKRVSEELGENKGDLGTSRSLVGYSIRLESNTCRETRLVYATTGIVMRMLESSNDLQEITHLVLDEVHERSIDSDFLLIVLKKLLIRRKDLKVVLMSATVDAERFSKYLSGAPVLTVPGRTFPVSVAYLEDAVELTGYSLDTRPAKEKFTDLDDDVEAEIDNSSKPELIKALRQYSPRTRNTLAAMDEYQIDFDLVLQLISRIAVDPNYTDFSKAILVFLPGIAEIRTLNDMLLGDKFFAENWLVYPLHSSIATEEQEAAFLVPPPGVRKIVLATNIAETGITIPDVTCVIDTGKHREMRFDERRQLSRLIDTFISRANAKQRRGRAGRVQEGLCFHMFTKYRHDNIMSDQQTPEMLRLSLQELAIRVKTCKIGGIEETLGEALDPPSAKNIRRAIDALVDVRALTASSEELTPLGLQLARLPLDVFLGKLILLGSIFKCLDMTVTVAAILSSKSPFIAPFGQRSQADTVRRGFRKGDSDLLTVYNAYSAWKRVCQSSASSGAEYQFCRKNFLSPQTLANIEDLKGQLITSVVDSGFLQLTAEERQAHNRLRFGGRRRRSGQVFFEIPKRVDGNSDNEVVAQSVIAWSFYPKLLVREGKGWRNVGNNQAIQLHPSSVNKGGGNGEVKWMSYYHIMQNKQFLNAHETTAVDPFAVALLCGDVRADLYSGVLVLDGNRARFAVPDWKTMLVMKVLRARLREMLARCFKSPGRLVTAQQERWLEVWQRIFGLAWEVREREREKGGGGVAGGKELR, encoded by the exons ATGgccggcaagaagaagacaaagaagCCGGCCGCGAACCCGGCTCGCGGCTTTGCGACCACTTCCATCGCATCCAAGCCCAGAGCAGACCCCGCCGAAGCTGCCGCCGACACCCCGGCCGGCAAAGGTGACGATGCCGCCGCCCCGCCAGCCGCTGACGCAAAAGATGCCCCGCAAgccgccggcaccaccaacacgACCAACGCACCCAAAGCGAAGGAACTCAGTCCCGAAGAATTCGAGCGCCAGTTGGAGGAGTCGGCTTTGCAAATATTGGTGGACAAATACGCGGCCAAAGTCAGAAGAGATGCCCAGAGAATCAAAACTCGCCTCGAGACAGACAGACGGATCCTGCGCGGACAGGCCGagaccatcaacaccaggaAATGGCTTCCCCAAGAGCTGATGGACCATGTTCTGGATTTGATTCAAGCAGAGGCCCGATTCGCTGCGTCGAGCGTCACATCAGAGGGCGCAACTAGTAGACTACCTCCTGAGGaagacctcatcatcaagctaTGGACCCTCCAGCAAACATTGGAGAACACCGACTTTCCCAAGGATAGAGTACAGCCCGCGCTCCAATTCGCTCTCGACATTGCGCCAAACATCTCGCCCAATGTCAAGAGTGATTCTATCTGGGGTCTGGAGGAGATTTTAGACTGGCTGGCCAGGGAATGCTCCAAGGCCGAGCTGCCAGACTACAGTGGACGGAAACCAGGCTCGGGCAAGGCACAAGGAG ACATCAGCGCTGATTCTCCCCTGCCTTCTGGCGCGACCACGCCCTTTGACCTCGAACCCCGCCGCGGACAAAAGGGCAAGAATGGTGCACCTGATCGATCCCGTCAACCGTCGCCCAAGAAATCGAACGTAACATACGATGAGGATATCGAGCCTGACCAACTGCTGCCCTTGTACCTCGAGACACAGGAGAAACTGTTCGAGATTCGGCGCCCGCGGCAAGATGTGGCCAAAGGCAAGGGTGGTGCCAAGGGAAACACTGTGGCGGACCCAGAAGAGGCTCTTTGCTTGGCCAAGCTCGACAGGATCGAAAAGGATGTGCTCTTTGACAAGTATGTGGCCGAGCAGCAATGGAGAGACAAGAAAATTGCTCTCGAAAAGGACTACGCGACAGCCAAGGCggaggcaaagaagaaacaggccgaggaggaaccCGCTCCTGCGCCAACAGCCGAGACAGACGATATCAACGAAGAAGCGGAACGTATTGCCGCTGAGATTCTGGCCGAacaggatgatgacgaggacggtGCTCTGGCCGATCTCTTTGCTAGCTTACCAGTGAATGAGGTTGACCCACTGACTGGAAAGTCCAACACTGTCATGAACGGCGCAGATGGCTCGAAAGTAACCATCAGGGACTTTGGGAAGTGGACTGGCGTGAGCCCAATACGGGTTCTGGAGGAGGCGTGCCGCTCGAGGGACTCATCTGTGAGGATATCATACCATGTTCTCTCCGATATTGCCTTTGCGAACCGACATGCAGTCAAGATTGTCTGGTCCAAACCTCAAGAgatccctcctccgcctgaAAGCACCGAGATTGAGGTCTTTATGTCGCCAACGCAGTTTGTCTACAAGATGATCTCCATCTCTACTTCCGACTTGAAACAGTCTGAAGCCTACATTGCCACAACCGCCCTGTTTTGCATCTTTGGATCCTCgggcaaggaggaaaaggtggcCCTCCGGCTGCCTGCCACTTGGAAGGATCTCTGGTCAGAAatggccgaggccaagaagaacaaggcgGACGGGCTGGACCGCGACGCCCTCAGACATCTCCGGGATATGGTTCGCACTAGAATGGAGCAGGAACTGGAGGATGGTGTCTTGATTCAGGGCTTCAAGGGGCGTGGCCAGAGCAAGAACCTGACGGACTCGGATCAGTCCGACAATGAACGGGTCAAGCGACAATCATTTGATCCCGAGTATTATCGAAATATCTGGTTGCAAAAAGCACAAACCCCTCGGTTTCAAGTTATGCTGCAGTCAAGAGTACAGCTGCCCATGTGGCAGTTCCGAGAGCAAGTGGTCAACGCCGTCGAGCAGAATCAGGTGGTGATTGTGTGCGGTGAGACTGGTTGCGGCAAAAGCACGCAGGTCCCCTCGTTTCTTCTCGAAGACCAGCTCATGAAGGGCAGGCCGTGCAAGATTTACTGCACAGAGCCTCGTCGTATCTCGGCCCTCTCGCTGGCCAAGCGCGTCAGTGAGGAGCTGGGAGAGAACAAGGGCGATTTGGGAACTTCTCGGTCCTTGGTCGGTTACTCGATCCGTCTCGAGTCCAACACTTGCCGGGAGACGCGGCTTGTGTATGCCACGACTGGTATAGTCATGCGCATGCTCGAGAGCTCCAACGACCTTCAAGAGATCACGCATCTGGTCCTTGATGAGGTCCACGAGCGTTCCATCGACAGCGATTTCCTCTTGATtgtcttgaagaagctgcTGATTCGAAGAAAGGACCTCAAGGTGGTGCTCATGTCGGCCACGGTGGATGCTGAGCGGTTCTCCAAGTACTTGAGCGGCGCGCCGGTTCTTACCGTTCCTGGCCGGACGTTCCCGGTTAGTGTTGCGTATCTGGAAGATGCCGTCGAGTTGACTGGGTATTCTCTTGACACGAGACCGGCAAAGGAGAAGTTCACCGatttggatgatgatgtcgaggctGAGATTGACAACTCGTCCAAACCTGAACTCATCAAAGCGCTCCGGCAGTACTCGCCCCGTACCCGCAATACCCTGGCGGCGATGGACGAGTATCAGATCGACTTTGACCTGGTGCTTCAGCTGATCTCGAGGATTGCGGTGGATCCGAATTACACAGATTTCAGCAAGGCcatcttggtcttcttgCCGGGTATTGCCGAGATTCGCACCCTCAACGATATGCTGCTGGGTGATAAGTTCTTTGCGGAGAATTGGCTGGTTTACCCCTTGCACTCGTCTATTGCCacggaggagcaggaggcggCCTTTttggtgccgccgccgggtgTTCGCAAGATTGTCCTGGCGACCAATATTGCCGAGACGGGTATCACGATCCCTGATGTGACGTGTGTCATTGACACGGGCAAGCATCGCGAGATGCGCTTCGACGAGAGACGGCAGCTTTCCCGTCTGATTGACACGTTCATCTCCCGCGCCAACGCGAAGCAGCGTCGCGGTCGTGCTGGTCGTGTGCAGGAGGGTCTGTGTTTCCACATGTTTACCAAGTACCGCCACGACAATATCATGAGCGATCAGCAGACCCCCGAGATGCTGCGGCTGTCGCTGCAGGAACTTGCGATTCGGGTCAAGACGTGCAAGATCGGTGGGATCGAGGAGACATTGGGCGAGGCGTTGGATCCCCCTTCAGCAAAGAACATTCGGAGGGCTATCGATGCCTTGGTGGATGTTCGTGCCTTGACGGCCTCGTCTGAGGAGCTGACACCGCTCGGTCTGCAGCTTGCCCGTCTACCTCTTGATGTCTTCCTCGGGAAACTCATCCTGCTGGGCTCCATCTTCAAGTGCCTCGACATGACCGTCACGGTGGCGGCGATCCTGTCGTCCAAATCCCCCTTTATCGCCCCCTTTGGCCAGCGCAGCCAAGCCGACACTGTCCGCCGCGGCTTCCGCAAGGGCGACTCGGACCTGTTGACCGTCTACAACGCCTACTCGGCCTGGAAGCGTGTCTGCCAGTCTTCGGCGAGCAGCGGGGCAGAGTACCAGTTCTGCCGCAAGAACTTTTTGTCGCCGCAGACGCTGGCCAACATTGAGGACCTCAAGGGCCAGCTCATCACTTCGGTGGTGGACTCTGGCTTCTTGCAGCTgacggccgaggagaggCAGGCGCACAACCGGTTGCGGTTTGgcgggcggaggaggaggagcgggcaGGTGTTTTTTGAGATACCGAAGAGGGTGGACGGCAACAGCGACAATGAGGTTGTGGCGCAGAGCGTGATCGCGTGGAGCTTTTACCCCAAGCTGCTGGttagggaggggaaggggtggaggaacGTGGGGAACAACCAGGCGATCCAGCTGCATCCTAGCAGTGTGAataaggggggtgggaatggggaggtgaagtGGATGAGTTATTATCATATTATGCAGAACAAGCA GTTCTTGAACGCTCATGAGACGACGGCTGTGGACCCGTTTGCTGTTGCGCTGCTTTGTGGGGATGTCCGCGCGGATTTGTACTCGGGGGTTTTGGTGCTGGATGGGAACCGGGCGAGGTTTGCGGTGCCGGATTGGAAGACCATGTTGGTTATGAAGGTGCTGAGGGCGAGGCTCAGGGAGATGCTGGCCAGGTGTTTTAAGAGTCCGGGGAGGCTGGTAACGGCGCAGcaggagaggtggttggaggTTTGGCAGAGGATTTTTGGGCTGgcgtgggaggtgagggagagggagagggagaagggtggtggtggtgttgctggggggaaggagtTGAGGTAG
- a CDS encoding hypothetical protein (EggNog:ENOG503P48K; COG:S), with amino-acid sequence MKLSILPLVAGLVTASPVLVDPLADTPSGHEVSIVGLAFAGSGCPAGTVSGQLSSDLTTITLLYANFVAQAGQGISASNYRKNCQLNVKIKYPQGYQFSVFKADYRGYAQIPAGDTGTCKATYYFSGDSKQITSTLTLKGPYDDNYLKTDTFGVESTVWSPCGLEGLLNINSEVRLSPMDAVKPALLTVDSTDLKFVQKHYLQWQKCEE; translated from the exons ATGAAGCTCTCCATTCTCCCCCTCGTGGCTGGCCTTGTCACGGCCTCTCCGGTTCTCGTTGATCCCCTCGCCGACACCCCGTCTGGCCATGAGGTTTCCATCGTTGGCCTCGCCTTTGCCGGCTCCGGTTGCCCTGCTGGTACTGTCTCGGGCCAGCTCTCTTCTGACCTGACCACCATCACACTGCTGTACGCCAACTTTGTCGCGCAAGCCGGGCAGGGCATCAGCGCGTCCAACTACCGCAAGAACTGCCAGCTCAACGTCAAGATCAAGTACCCCCAGGGCTACCAGTTCTCCGTCTTCAAGGCCGACTACCGCGGGTACGCTCAGATCCCCGCCGGAGACACGGGCACCTGCAAGGCCACCTACTACTTCTCGGGCGACTCCAAGCAG ATCACCTCGACCCTCACGCTCAAGGGCCCCTACGACGACAACTACCTCAAGACGGACACCTTTGGCGTCGAGTCGACCGTCTGGTCCCCCTGCGGGCTGGAGGGgctcctcaacatcaactccGAGGTGCGGCTGTCGCCCATGGACGCGGTCAAGCCCGCCCTCCTTACG GTCGACTCGACGGATCTCAAGTTTGTGCAGAAGCATTACTTGCAGTGGCAAAAGT GCGAGGAGTAA
- the PRP24 gene encoding Splicing factor (COG:A; EggNog:ENOG503NVZD), translating into MASPVGEDNWVDYVDHQLREATDLEARVRVIESFNDAVSAEPGSIKVWMAYCEYFWSLYNDCQPVSDAGWSPEEQEVGRSIFTIDAALNLWQRGYEAVQYRLSDSNELWDRWISLEMELLRRTVTEAGVRRITQLFRNRLTVPHATWDRTSQMFSTFLSEYNRQAYESEMEQVTRSAKNAKRLYALRDPFETKLSLAVKSGDTAAVRAEMLEYIDWEIKQHKGKRDALDNFKICLGLFSRALTGVLASDDTTWLNFITLVSTSQSDLKAGRARVSANLVPNMLDVLRRAVHHIPWAGPVWARYILAAEEAALTFADVERIKHAATNSPQLDRDGMTGVLDMYSAWCGYLKRTAMNPKASEEAVDVAEVGLSSALEDVKHWGQRKYGENYQGDPDYRLEKILIQFLTEKKEDIEGARAIWDELSQIPLHANSYDFWLNWYLWEMVVFTAHRAKLRSPTPNTQAQGLLVPSLATRVFIRALKVRTLDWPERILQVYLKHCNDYELAETLREAHDTIYKTRKGVEKRREREARQAAEAAREQAAPADRSEDVPMTDASGSASPGSKRKREPTPAEDDAANKRPRSETNGDDVKRDREHNTVFLRNLPADATQTKIKQFFRDYGHVNNIDLKKGDDDAVALVEFRHSDDARAALIRDGKPFGDRIIQVTPAIDCTLFVTNYPPDADEEYLRNLFKAHGEIHSIRFPSLKENAKRRFCYLTFRERASAEAALKLDGKALGGRCRLVVKISDPAHKQHRQGAQEEERELHVINIPRTMKEDEVEGHFTKAGKVVSVRIPHLGTAFVVMQTKEEAQEAIKLLDKAMFGQHPIKVEPSMPKGTKKKTATAWGGAEDAGSPASTAAESTVSSGGGGGVARDRKVVILGVPDTMNEARVGNLLKPAGEFVKLTLHARHGGAIVEYKDAASAGKAQLVIDGLEVEAGQKLRVGTTEELFQSKGEKKVAGSDPCARPEPEKQRKKPPTAAQLMPPPPSINRPQVLGRSKPKMGMGTGVPGLGVRTNGVALGGPKKSNADFRSLFLGGGNNGGGGEGGGKVEEEKTKENGSKE; encoded by the coding sequence ATGGCGAGCCCGGTGGGGGAGGACAATTGGGTCGACTATGTCGACCATCAGCTGCGCGAAGCCACCGACCTCGAGGCACGCGTGCGCGTGATTGAGAGTTTCAACGACGCCGTGTCGGCCGAGCCCGGGAGCATCAAGGTCTGGATGGCCTACTGCGAGTACTTTTGGTCGCTCTACAACGACTGTCAACCTGTTAGCGACGCCGGCTGGTCCCCAGAAGAGCAGGAGGTCGGACGTTCCATATTCACCATCGATgccgccctcaacctctggCAGCGGGGCTACGAGGCTGTCCAGTACCGCCTGTCCGACAGCAACGAACTCTGGGACCGCTGGATCTCGCTCGAGATGGAGCTGCTGAGGCGGACCGTGACCGAGGCTGGTGTTCGCAGAATCACCCAGCTGTTCCGCAATCGGCTGACGGTCCCGCACGCCACCTGGGACAGGACATCCCAGATGTTTTCCACTTTCCTATCCGAATACAACCGCCAGGCCTACGAGAGCGAGATGGAGCAGGTCACGAGGAGCGCCAAGAATGCGAAGCGCCTGTATGCGCTGCGCGACCCCTTCGAGACCAAGCTGTCGCTGGCCGTCAAATCTGGAGACACGGCAGCGGTACGTGCAGAGATGCTAGAGTACATTGACTGGGAGATCAAGCAGCACAAGGGCAAGCGGGACGCGCTGGACAACTTCAAGATTTGTCTCGGCCTCTTTTCGAGGGCGCTGACAGGCGTGCTGGCGTCGGACGACACTACATGGCTCAACTTTATCACGCTGGTGTCGACCTCCCAGTCGGACCTCAAGGCAGGCCGTGCCCGCGTCTCGGCCAACCTGGTCCCAAACATGCTCGACGTTCTCCGTCGCGCCGTGCATCACATTCCCTGGGCGGGTCCTGTGTGGGCTCGGTACATCTtggctgccgaggaggctgcgCTAACCTTTGCCGACGTCGAACGCATCAAGCACGCCGCCACCAACAGTCCCCAGCTTGACAGAGACGGAATGACGGGTGTTTTGGACATGTATTCTGCATGGTGCGGCTATCTCAAGCGAACAGCCATGAACCCCAAGGCCAGCGAAGAGGCTGTCGATGTTGCCGAAGTGGGTCTCTCCTCTGCCCTCGAGGATGTCAAGCACTGGGGTCAGCGAAAATACGGCGAAAATTACCAGGGCGATCCGGACTACCGCCTTGAGAAGATTCTGATCCAGTTTCTCACCGAAAAGAAGGAAGACATCGAGGGGGCTCGTGCTATCTGGGATGAGCTGTCGCAAATCCCGCTGCACGCCAACAGCTACGACTTTTGGCTCAACTGGTATCTCTGGGAGATGGTAGTCTTCACCGCACACAGAGCCAAACTCCGCAGCCCTACCCCCAACACACAGGCTCAAGGTCTGCTGGTCCCCAGCTTGGCCACCCGCGTTTTCATCAGGGCGCTCAAGGTTAGGACTCTTGACTGGCCCGAACGGATTCTCCAGGTGTACCTCAAGCACTGCAATGACTACGAGCTGGCCGAGACACTGCGCGAGGCCCACGACACCATCTACAAGACGCGCAAGGGGGTCGAGAAGCGCCGAGAACGGGAAGCACGGCAGGCCGCCGAGGCAGCCCGGGAGCAAGCAGCGCCAGCGGACAGGAGCGAAGACGTCCCCATGACAGATGCTTCCGGTTCCGCGTCACCCGGATCCAAGCGCAAGCGAGAGCCGACCCCGGCCGAAGACGATGCTGCTAACAAGCGGCCCAGGAGCGAGACGAACGGGGACGATGTGAAACGGGATCGAGAGCACAACACGGTTTTCTTGCGGAACTTGCCTGCTGACGCCACCCAaaccaagatcaagcagTTCTTTCGGGATTATGGCCACGTCAACAACATCGACCTCAAAAAGGGGGACGACGACGCGGTTGCCCTGGTCGAGTTTCGACACTCGGACGATGCGCGAGCAGCGCTGATCCGCGATGGCAAACCCTTTGGCGACCGAATCATCCAAGTCACCCCGGCCATTGACTGCACGCTGTTTGTCACCAATTACCCCCCAGACGCCGACGAGGAGTACCTCCGCAACCTCTTCAAGGCCCACGGCGAGATCCACAGCATCCGGTTCCCCAGCCTCAAGGAAAACGCGAAGCGGCGGTTTTGCTACCTCACCTTTCGGGAGCGGGCCTCGGCCGAGGCAGCGCTCAAGCTGGACGGGAAGGCGTTGGGTGGGAGATGCAGGCTCGTGGTCAAGATATCCGACCCAGCACACAAGCAGCACCGGCAAGGGGcgcaggaagaggagagagagctgCACGTGATCAACATCCCCCGCACCAtgaaggaggacgaggtcgagGGCCACTTTACCAAGGCTGGCAAGGTGGTCAGCGTGCGGATCCCGCATCTGGGGACGGCGTTTGTGGTGATgcagaccaaggaggaggcgcagGAGGCCATCAAGCTGCTGGACAAGGCCATGTTTGGACAGCATCCGATCAAGGTCGAGCCCTCGATGCCAAAggggacgaagaagaagacggcgACAGCCTGGGGAGGCGCCGAGGATGCCGGGTCCCCTGCGTCCACAGCTGCCGAATCAACAGTATcttctggcggcggcggcggtgtggCGAGAGATCGAAAGGTTGTCATTCTGGGCGTTCCTGACACGATGAACGAAGCCCGCGTGGGGAATTTGCTCAAGCCGGCCGGGGAGTTTGTTAAGCTGACGTTGCATGCCCGGCATGGGGGCGCGATTGTTGAGTACAAGGATGCCGCGTCGGCGGGGAAGGCTCAGCTGGTGATCGACGggctggaggtggaagcTGGCCAGAAGCTGCGTGTTGGCACGACGGAGGAGCTGTTTCAGAGCaaaggggagaagaaggtggcgggTAGTGACCCGTGTGCGCGTCCGGAGCCGgagaagcagaggaagaagccgCCGACGGCTGCGCAGttgatgccgccgccgccgagtaTCAACCGGCCGCAGGTGCTGGGGAGGTCGAAGCCTAAGATGGGCATGGGAACGGGGGTgccggggttgggggtgaggacGAATGGGGTTGCTCTTGGTGGGCCGAAGAAGAGTAATGCTGATTTTAGGAGTTTGTTTCTTGGGGGTGGTAATaatggcggtgggggtgagggtggggggaaggtggaagaggagaagacgaAGGAAAATGGGAGTAAGGAATGA